A region from the Gemmatimonadota bacterium genome encodes:
- a CDS encoding SDR family oxidoreductase: MSLVQANARYLVTGGAGFVGSHLVETLVTGGARVRVIDDFSSGRRENIEPWLDRIELIEGTIVDADQCRAVSAGVDYVLHQAALPSVPRSIRDPLASHAAGATGTLNLLVAAKEAGVKRFVYAGSSSAYGNTPVLPKREDMPAKPLSPYAVAKYTGEMYCRVFADVMGLETVALRYFNIFGPRQDPHSQYSAVIPLFITLALEGRSPTIHGDGGQTRDFTYIDNAVQANLLACSRPAQAVSGEVFNVGGGERISVLDLWREVQRATGAAVDAVHGEVRSGDVRDSLADLSKGREQLGYEPKVGLREGLRRTCDWFRG, encoded by the coding sequence ATGTCTCTGGTCCAAGCGAACGCGCGATACCTGGTAACCGGCGGGGCAGGATTCGTCGGCTCACACCTCGTGGAAACCCTGGTGACAGGGGGCGCGCGGGTGCGGGTCATCGACGACTTCTCCTCGGGTCGCCGTGAGAACATCGAGCCCTGGCTCGACCGGATCGAGCTGATCGAGGGCACGATCGTCGACGCGGACCAGTGTCGAGCGGTCAGCGCGGGCGTCGACTACGTCCTCCATCAGGCCGCTCTGCCCTCGGTACCACGGAGCATCCGCGACCCCCTCGCCTCGCACGCGGCTGGAGCCACCGGGACCCTGAACCTGTTGGTGGCGGCGAAAGAGGCCGGCGTGAAGCGCTTCGTCTACGCGGGGTCCAGCTCGGCGTACGGAAACACCCCTGTGCTCCCCAAGCGGGAAGACATGCCCGCCAAGCCCCTCTCCCCGTACGCCGTCGCCAAGTACACGGGCGAGATGTATTGCCGGGTGTTCGCCGACGTGATGGGACTGGAGACGGTGGCCTTGCGCTACTTCAATATCTTCGGGCCGCGTCAGGATCCCCACTCGCAGTATTCAGCGGTGATTCCCCTCTTCATCACGCTGGCCCTGGAAGGGCGCTCCCCGACCATCCATGGCGACGGCGGTCAGACCCGGGACTTCACCTACATCGACAACGCGGTGCAGGCCAACCTGCTCGCGTGCTCGCGCCCCGCGCAGGCCGTGTCCGGTGAGGTGTTCAATGTCGGGGGAGGGGAGCGCATCTCGGTGCTCGACCTCTGGCGCGAGGTCCAACGCGCCACGGGAGCGGCGGTAGACGCCGTGCACGGGGAGGTGCGCAGCGGGGATGTTCGCGACTCCCTCGCCGATCTCAGCAAGGGAAGGGAGCAGCTGGGCTATGAGCCCAAGGTCGGGCTGCGCGAGGGCTTGAGGCGGACCTGCGACTGGTTCCGGGGGTAG
- a CDS encoding UDP-glucuronic acid decarboxylase family protein, producing MKVLITGAAGFLGSHLVDRFLADGHEVLGVDNFVTGSRDNVERLSDEPRFRFIEQDVSKPLYVDEDLDGVLHFASPASPIDYLELPIQTLKVGSLGTHNTLGLARAKSARYLLASTSEVYGDPLVHPQPETYWGNVNPVGPRGVYDEAKRFAEAMTMAYHRVHGIDTRIVRIFNTYGPRMRPADGRVVSNFIVQALNGEPLTVYGDGSQTRSFCYVDDEVDGIYRLFHSDRVLPTNVGNPDEFTVRKLAELVLEETGSPSAIVTLPLPVDDPRVRQPDITVARSELGWSPQVDLRSGLRKTIPYFRSVLERAGSRARTLG from the coding sequence ATGAAAGTGCTCATCACCGGAGCGGCCGGCTTCCTGGGATCCCACCTGGTGGACCGCTTCCTGGCCGACGGCCATGAGGTCCTGGGCGTGGACAACTTCGTGACCGGGTCGCGGGACAACGTGGAGCGTCTCTCCGACGAGCCACGCTTCCGCTTCATCGAGCAGGACGTTTCCAAACCGCTCTACGTGGACGAGGACCTCGACGGCGTCCTGCATTTCGCGTCTCCCGCCAGTCCCATCGACTATCTGGAGCTGCCCATCCAGACGTTGAAGGTCGGGAGCCTGGGCACGCACAACACCTTGGGGCTGGCTCGGGCCAAGTCGGCTCGCTACCTGCTCGCGTCTACGTCCGAGGTCTACGGGGATCCCCTGGTGCATCCGCAGCCGGAGACCTATTGGGGCAACGTGAATCCGGTGGGACCCCGCGGTGTCTACGACGAAGCCAAGCGCTTCGCCGAGGCGATGACCATGGCGTATCACCGCGTGCACGGCATCGACACCCGCATCGTCCGGATCTTCAATACCTACGGTCCGCGCATGCGTCCCGCGGACGGGCGGGTGGTGTCGAACTTCATCGTGCAGGCCCTGAACGGTGAGCCGCTGACCGTGTACGGTGACGGTTCCCAGACGCGCTCGTTCTGCTACGTGGACGATGAGGTGGACGGGATCTATCGCCTCTTCCACTCCGACCGGGTCTTGCCGACCAACGTCGGGAACCCGGACGAATTCACCGTGCGGAAGCTGGCCGAGCTGGTGCTGGAGGAGACCGGCAGCCCGTCCGCGATCGTCACGCTGCCCCTACCGGTGGACGACCCGCGCGTGCGGCAGCCGGACATTACGGTTGCCCGTTCGGAGCTGGGCTGGTCCCCGCAGGTGGATCTGCGGTCTGGGCTGCGCAAGACGATCCCCTATTTTCGATCGGTCCTGGAGCGCGCCGGATCGCGTGCGCGCACCCTGGGCTGA